CGCGCGGGAAAACAGGGGCAGCCACTGGCGCAGGTATTCGCTGCGCACAATGCGGCGCAGCACGTTGTTGTCCGCATGGCGTGAAAGCCACTGGTAGGCGCGGAAGTCGTCCTCGCCGCCAGAGCGTTCAAAGGCCGCCGTGTCCGTACGGATGCCGTAGAGCAGGGCCGTGGCCAGGCGCGGGCCGGGCCGCACGCGCAGGCCCTGCAGGTAGCGGGTCATCATGGTGCTGGTGGCCCCCACGCCGGGGCGGATGTCCACAAAAGCCTCCGGCGTTGTTGCGTTGTCGTCCGGCGTGCCGGGTAAGGGGTGGTGGTCGATGATGCAATCAAACTGCAGGCCCTGAAAGGCCTTGTGGTGGTGGGGCTGCGAATCCACCATGGCAAAGCGCGTGTACTGGCAGGCCTTGTCCGGCTGCCAGGGCTTTGCCGGGATGTTCAGATAGCGGATCATGGCCAGATTGTCCGGCCGGGTTACCTCGTTGACGCGCGCAATATCCACGCTGTGCACGTGGTGAACCAGAATGCGCTTGAGCGCCAGCGCCGAGGCCAGAGCGTCCGGATCGGCATTGATGAGGATGCACCAGTGGTCGTCCTTGTTCAGGCTTTGCCGCCACTGCTTCATGTGGGCGACAAGTTCGGCATTGCCTGCCATGACATGTCCTTGTAGGGATTCCTGGTTCCGGCCCTCCCGTGTGGGCGGACCTTGTGTGGGGCCTTGGCCGGATTTTTTTGGGGGGGGCTCAGGCCCCGCCGCGCAGCGTCGCTGCTCCTTTTTGCGCCAGCACGGCCAGAACAGGTAGCGAAGCGGCCAGCCCGTTCCACTGAAAAATTTCCACCAGGTGCGTGGCTGCGGTCGGCACACGGGCCATGACGGCAGCGGCCGTGCGGGCTTCCTCCGGTGTGAAGTCTGTAAGCGGTCGGTGCCGGTCGCCGCCGGCCGGGGCGCTCCAGTGGAGCAGCGCCGCGGTCTCCGGCAGGGCGGAACGCAGCAGACGGAACTGAGCATAGCCCAGGAGGTGGCCTACGTCCAGGCAAAGACGCAGGCCGTGGTCCTCCAGAAATCCCCTCCCCAGCGTGGCCGGGTCGCAGATGTCGATATTTTCCACCAGCAGGGGCGGGCCGCCCTCGGCCTGCCACAGGGCGGCAAAGTCCGCCAGCAGCCGACGCTGGCGGGCCGGCGCGCCGTCCGGCGGGTGCAGTACGGCCAGGCGCGGCCGCAAAAAGGCGGCCTTGGCGGCCACGGCGCGGGCCAGGGCCACGCAGGCGGCCGCCGGGTGCGCGCCCGCAGCGCGCGCGGGCCAGGGCAGATCTACGGGCAGATGCACATGCCAGCGCAAGGGCAGGTCGGCCAGATCCGGGGGCAGATCTTCCGGCCCGTAAGTCAGGCAGGCGCGGGCTTCAAAAAAACACAGGGCCACCTCGTCCACCTTGTGGGCCAAAAAGCGGGCGTTGGCCGCCACCGTGCCGGGCAGCACAAAGGATGGCGCCGCCAGGCGGCCTGCCAGAGGGTGCGCGGCAAGGGGGCCTTGCAGCCCGCCGGCCTCCCCGACCGTGGGCCTGCCCCCGGCAAAGCTCATGGCTGCGCCTCCGGCCCCGGCGCGCGCAGCGGGGGCGGCGGCAACTGCCGCATGGCCGCCAGCCAGCCGCCTACGGCGCGGGTGCAGGCGGAGCTTTCCATATCGTCCAGGGGCGCGGGGCGTGCCGGGTCAGGGCGCAGGGCTGTGCAGATGCGCAGGGCCAGAGCGCCCCAGGGGGCTTGGTCTGTCGGCGCGTCCGGGTCTGCGGGGAGCGCCGTCGGCGTGTGGTGGCAAAGGTCCGCATCCAGAAAGTCGTTGCAGAAGACGGCGCGCTCTGCGGCGTCTACGGGCAGGCGCAGAAAGCGGGAAAGGCGTTCCAGAGCCGCCTGGGGATCGCGCAGTAAGGATTCGTAGTCCACCAGCATCCGGGGCAGCCCCGCACTGCCCGTGATGGCCCCCAGGGTATGGGCCACCCAGAGCGCATGGCTCTGCTCCGCGTCCAGATTGTCGCGGCGGGCCAGAGAAGCGGCTACGCTCTCTGGGTGGCGCAGGCAGATCAGGCAGTGCGGCCGTAAGGCCGCTGCCGCCAGCACCGGCCGCCAGAAGGGCATAAGCAGGCTCAGCCGCGGGTCCTTAAGGCCGTGGGGCGCGCCGCCCGCACATTTGTCGCGCAGCAGGGCCAGAGCTGCCGCCCCGGCCTCGCCGCCCGCCAGACGGCGTTGCTCCACGGCAGGAGGCGGCGGCCAGTGGCTCCAGTTCTGGCCCAGCTGCCGCAGCAACTGCCTGTTGCAGGCGTAGATATCCTCATCTTCAAAAAAACCTTTGGGATTGCAGGACAGGGGGGGCAAAAGCCGCGCGCCCAGATCCACACCCAGCACGCGCAGGGCGCGCGCCCAGGCGCTTGTACCGCTGCGGTGCATGCCCAGCACCAGAATCAGCCGCGCCGTTTCCGGCATGGGAGCCCCCTTGTGCGATGGGTGCGGAGAAAAAAGGCCGGATCCGGTGTTCAAAGCGCCAGCACCACCACCAGAAAACCGCTCTGCATGAGGACCGCCAGCCCTAAGGCCAGCCAGCGCATGCCGCCGGAAAGGGCGCGCGGCGTGCGCTCGGCGCAGAGCGCCAGAATGCCCTGCACGGTCCGCTGCAGGGGCCAAAGCAATACCAGCAGGGCCCAGAACAGCCCCGCCCAGGTAAACCAGCGGATTTCGCGGATATTCCAAAAACGCGCCAGTGTTTCGTAAATGTCCAGACCCCCGTTGCTGAAGGCGTTGGCGATGCCTTCCACCCGGTCCAGAGCCGTCCCTTCGTTGAAAATAAGCCCCATGCCCAGAAACAGGGCCAGCAGGGCCAGAAACAGCAAAAGGAACAGCCAGAAGGTCTCGAGCTGCCATTGGGCGTGGGCCGCGCCCAGCGCTTCGTCCCCCCGGATGCGGGCCATGCGCCGCAAGAGCAGGGCCAGCACCAGCACGGGCAGTGGCGTCAAGGTCAGACGCGGCAGCCAGAGCGCGAACGAACCGCTCGCCAGCAGCAGGTAGTTCAGCCAGAATAACCACGGCGTGGAAAGGGCAGCGGCGGGCATGGACGCTCCTAGGTATGAAATGCGATATATTATATATGTAAAATTAATTTACGTCCAGACGTGAAAAAACATTTTGACGCGTACCGCGCGAGGCTGCAAAAAAGCAAGCAAAGCGGCGCCGCCTCCTCAGGGATGCGGCGCCGCAAAAAATGGAGACAAAAACCAAGGCTACTTGATGGCGTCTTTCAGCCCTTTGCCGGGCGTAAATTTGGCGACCTTGCTGGCGGGGATGGTGATCTCCTTGCCGGTGCGGGGGTTGCGGCCCTTGCGGGCGGCGCGCTCCACAACCTTAAAGCTGCCGAAGCCGGTAAAGGTCACGGACTCGCCGGCGGCCAGAGCTTCGCGCAGGGCGGTAACCACAGCGTCCAGAGCTTCCTCGGCCTTGGCTTTAGTGGGCAGACCGGCCTTGGCATGGATTTTTTCAACAAGCTCAGCTTTTGTCATGATGCTTCTCCAAACGGATTTTGGTTTCCTGTGTTGCCGGTCCGGCAAGGGCTGGACCGAGCCCCGGGGCTGACGACGCCAGACGCCATAGAGCGCTCAACCTGTGCCGGTCCGGCAAGGATACGCCCCGGGGAAAAAGACCTCTGGCCGCGTCAATCGCGGTCGGACTGTCCCTTCCTTACGTGAGCCCCCCCCTCCTGTCAACGAAAAAGCGCAGAATCCCGCGCCCACTCTGGCTTTTGCGCCCTGGAGGGCCCAGAGACGCACGGGGACGGCAAAGGGATTTTTTTATATTATTCTATTATTCAAGTATGTTAAAAGATTGATAGCTACAAGTCTACCAAGGCCACTTCCGCCGGGTCCAGAGGCCGCCCCAGAAAGAGGCTGCCCGTGCGGGCAAAGCGGGCCGTGTTGTCCGTAGTCAGGAAGCGGCAGCGGCCGCCCTCGGCGGAGATTTCGTCGGGCCGCAGCAGGTCTTGGCGCTCCAGGGCAGCGGCCACCCAGGCCGCTGTGGTGGCCGCGGAATCCACAATGCGCACCTGCGGCCCCACCACCGGCCGCAAGGCCCCCAGCAGCAGCGGAAAATGCGTGCAGCCCAGCAGCAGCGTATCCGGCGCAAGGTCTGCGCTTGTGGCGGCCGGCAAAGCGGCTGGCGCGGCGGTTGGCGCGGGGAAGAGGTCGCTCAGGTAGCGGCGGGCCACGCCTTCCACCACGGGGCCCTCCATCCAGCCTTCTTCGGCCAGAGGCACAAAGAGGGTGCAGGCCCGACCCGTGACCACGGCCTGGGGCCGCAGCCGGGCGATGGCCCGCTGGTAGGCCCCTCCGGCAATGGTGGCTTCGGTGGCGATGACCACGATGTGCCCGTTATGGCTGGCCTGGACGGCGGCTTCCGCGCCGGGCTCCACTACACCCAGCACGGGCAGGGGGGCGAGGGCCTCGCGCAGGGTGGGCAGGGCCGTGGCCGTGGCCGTGTTGCAGGCCACCACCAGCATTTTTACGCCCATGTCCACCAGGGTGCGGGCGGCCTTGAGGGTGTAGCGGATGATGGTGTCGCGGCCCTTGGTGCCGTACGGCAGGCGGGCCGTATCACCGAGGTAGACAAGATCCTCATGGGGCAGGCGGGCATTAAGGGCTTTGAGCACGGTAAGGCCCCCCATGCCGGAATCAAACAGCCCCACGGGCAGGGCGGCGGTATGGCGCATGGCGTATCCTTTAAAATCTTTCACCTTTGAGAACAAACCTGCTCAAAGATTTTACCCCGTTCGCTTCGGCGTTTATCAGCACAACGACATTGCGCGCACGCCTGCGTGGTGTTTACTCGTGTCCTTGATATCCTCGGACATCAACGACATTGCGCGCACGCCTGCGTGGCGGGCGGCCGCTCAAGCAGTCGCCAGAGCAATTGCAACGTGAAACTGCCCTGACCGCGTGCAGGCTGCCCTGCGGCGGCGCGCGGCGCTACACACCTTGGCCCAAATAGCGCAGGGCTGTAAAGAGCAAAACCGCAGCCAGCAGCGCCTTGAGCGCAAAGGCGGGCACATGCTTCTGACAGCGCGCGCCCAGGTAGACGCCGCAAAGTCCGCCCAGCCCCACCAGCAGGCCCATGCGCCAGTCTGGGGCCACGGTCAGGTGGGGGTAAAAGGGGGCGAGCAGGGTGTAAAAGCCCACGCCGGCCAGCGAGGTCAGCCAGGTGGCCAACAGCGTGGCCCCGGCCACTACGTGCACGGGCAGGCCGAAACAGGCCACCAGGAAGGGCGCCATAATGGCCCCGCCGCCGATGCCGTAGGCCCCGCCCACCAGCCCCACCGCCAGGCTCAACAGGGCCAGCTTGCGAGTGGATACGCTGTAATGCGCGTCCTGAAACGTGAACTCCAGCACACGGCTGTTCCAGGCAAGCACGCGGCAGGAGGAAAGATTCTGCCCTGCGGGCCGGGGCGCTGGCCTGCGCCCCCGTTCCCGCCACAACAGACGGGCCATGCGCAGACCCATATACAGCAGAAGCAGCCCGGCAAACAACTGGAAGCTGGCCGGATCCGGCAGGAGGGTAATGCGGATGAAAGCCCCCAGAAAAACCCCCGGCAGGGTGCCCAGAGCCACGGTAAAGGCCAGGGGCCAGAGCATGCGCCCCTCGCGCCAGTAGCGCCAGACGCCTGAAGGACAGGCCAGGACGTTGAAGAACTGGTTGGTGGAGCTGACGCTGGGGTTCACATAGCCGAGCACGCTCATCTGAAAAGGCAGCAGCAGAAAGGCCCCGGAAATGCCCCCCATGGAGGTGACGAAAGAAATGCCCAGCGCGGCGGCAAAGGGGATGAAGGGATGGCATTCAATGCCGGCTGTGGGAAAATACATGGCGCGCCCTCTCAGGTATTGTCAGAATAACAAAAAAATTATTGTAATAAAAACAACAAAATATTTATTCTGTTCTTCACGGTTTTTATAATAAGCGTGATTAATGCTCTTGTCACCCCAGGCCCCTTGGCGCGTCGCCCGCAGGAGGCTGATCCGCCTTCGCAACCGCCCGGCGTCGTTGGCGTTTTGTGGACTGAAAATTTTGCGATCGTTGCCGCATCCACCTTGTCCGGGCTGGGCCGACGCATTTTTGCGGCGGCCGGGCGGCAGGGGCGGCGTGCTGTGGCCCGCGTTGCCTGCCGGGACGGAAAAAGCTATAGTGCCTCTCCGCAACAGAGGTATTTGACCGGCGCTTTCCCCCCGTTTGCGCCGTCCATACAAGAGAGGACGCACATGTTGGCCATTCTGGACTACAAGGCGGGCAATCAGACGAGCGTGCGCCGGGCCCTGGAGCATCTGGGCATTCCCTGCGCCATCACGGCGGATCCCGCGGCGCTGGACGCGGCCCAGGGGATAATCTTTCCCGGCGTGGGGGCCGCGGGCCAAGCCATGGGCGCGCTGCGCGCAAGCGGCCTGGATCAGGTGCTGCGCCGCGCCGTGGAGCGGGGCCGGCCCCTGCTGGGCATCTGCCTGGGCTGTCAGATTCTGCTGGAGCGCAGCGAAGAGAACGACACCCCCACCCTGGGGCTTGTGCCCGGCGTCTGTCGCCGGTTTGCGGACGGCATGCGCCAGGAGGACGGCACGCCGGCTCCGGTGCCGCACATGGGCTGGAACGATATCAATCTTCAGGCCCCCTGTCCGTTGCTCACGGGCGTGGACCCCGGCGCGGAATTTTATTTTGTGCACAGCTATTATGTGGAGCCGGCTCCGGACCTGGTGCTGGCCACCAGCGTGTACGGGCGGGAGTTCTGCTCACTGTACGGGCGGGACGGGCTTTGGGCCGTGCAGTTCCATCCGGAAAAAAGCGGTCGCCCCGGTCTGACCCTGCTGCGCAACTTTTATCGCTACTGCGAGGCCCGCCATGCTGCGTAAGCGTGTCATTCCCTGTCTGGACGTGCGCAACGGCAGGCTCACCAAGGGCATCCGTTTTGCGGGCAACGAGGACATCGGCGACCCGGTGGAAAGCGCCCGCCGCTACTATGAAGAAGGCGCGGACGAAATCGTGTTTTACGACATCACGGCCTCGGCCGAAGCCAGGGGCATCTTTCTGGACGTGGTGGAGCGCGTGGCCGCGCAGATTTTCATCCCCTTTTCCGTGGGCGGCGGCATCGCCAGCGTGGCAGACATGCGCGCCGTGCTTCTGGCCGGGGCCGAAAAGGTTTCGATCAACTCGGCGGCGGTCAAAAATCCGCAGCTTATCCAAGAGGGCGCGGCGGCTTTTGGTTCCCAGGCTGTGGTGGTGGGCATGGACGTGCTGGCCGTGCCCGTAAGCCCGGAGATCCCTTCGGGCTACGAAATCGTCATCCACGGCGGGCGCAAACGCATGGGCCTGGACGCCGTGGCCTGGGCCCGGCGCTGCCAGGAGCTGGGCGCGGGCGAACTTTGCATCAACTCCATTGACGCGGACGGCACCAGGGACGGCTACGAACTGCGCCTCACCCGCGCCATTGCGGACGCCGTGAGCCTTCCGGTCATCGCTTCGGGCGGGGCGGGCGAACCCCGGCACATGCTGGAGGCCGTCACCACCGGTGGGGCTTCGGCCGCGCTCATTGC
This sequence is a window from Desulfovibrio legallii. Protein-coding genes within it:
- the hisF gene encoding imidazole glycerol phosphate synthase subunit HisF, which translates into the protein MLRKRVIPCLDVRNGRLTKGIRFAGNEDIGDPVESARRYYEEGADEIVFYDITASAEARGIFLDVVERVAAQIFIPFSVGGGIASVADMRAVLLAGAEKVSINSAAVKNPQLIQEGAAAFGSQAVVVGMDVLAVPVSPEIPSGYEIVIHGGRKRMGLDAVAWARRCQELGAGELCINSIDADGTRDGYELRLTRAIADAVSLPVIASGGAGEPRHMLEAVTTGGASAALIASIVHYGQYSIRQCKEYMAAHGASVRLTW
- the cbiR gene encoding cobamide remodeling phosphodiesterase CbiR, which produces MSFAGGRPTVGEAGGLQGPLAAHPLAGRLAAPSFVLPGTVAANARFLAHKVDEVALCFFEARACLTYGPEDLPPDLADLPLRWHVHLPVDLPWPARAAGAHPAAACVALARAVAAKAAFLRPRLAVLHPPDGAPARQRRLLADFAALWQAEGGPPLLVENIDICDPATLGRGFLEDHGLRLCLDVGHLLGYAQFRLLRSALPETAALLHWSAPAGGDRHRPLTDFTPEEARTAAAVMARVPTAATHLVEIFQWNGLAASLPVLAVLAQKGAATLRGGA
- a CDS encoding HU family DNA-binding protein, whose translation is MPDRQHRKPKSVWRSIMTKAELVEKIHAKAGLPTKAKAEEALDAVVTALREALAAGESVTFTGFGSFKVVERAARKGRNPRTGKEITIPASKVAKFTPGKGLKDAIK
- the hisH gene encoding imidazole glycerol phosphate synthase subunit HisH, with protein sequence MLAILDYKAGNQTSVRRALEHLGIPCAITADPAALDAAQGIIFPGVGAAGQAMGALRASGLDQVLRRAVERGRPLLGICLGCQILLERSEENDTPTLGLVPGVCRRFADGMRQEDGTPAPVPHMGWNDINLQAPCPLLTGVDPGAEFYFVHSYYVEPAPDLVLATSVYGREFCSLYGRDGLWAVQFHPEKSGRPGLTLLRNFYRYCEARHAA
- a CDS encoding DHH family phosphoesterase yields the protein MAGNAELVAHMKQWRQSLNKDDHWCILINADPDALASALALKRILVHHVHSVDIARVNEVTRPDNLAMIRYLNIPAKPWQPDKACQYTRFAMVDSQPHHHKAFQGLQFDCIIDHHPLPGTPDDNATTPEAFVDIRPGVGATSTMMTRYLQGLRVRPGPRLATALLYGIRTDTAAFERSGGEDDFRAYQWLSRHADNNVLRRIVRSEYLRQWLPLFSRAFRSLTDCRGAGAHTCLNEVNSADLLVAVADFFTRVHGLKWIAVSGIVGKTVIVIFRGDGGRDIGRLADACFYDVGQAGGHRTLGRAEFPLSAVPEGVKTADFVLKRLETRKLRPKQAAPTTAAAPADADQPHAEQAATGQPHTSQAHAEQARPAPS
- a CDS encoding sulfite exporter TauE/SafE family protein — encoded protein: MYFPTAGIECHPFIPFAAALGISFVTSMGGISGAFLLLPFQMSVLGYVNPSVSSTNQFFNVLACPSGVWRYWREGRMLWPLAFTVALGTLPGVFLGAFIRITLLPDPASFQLFAGLLLLYMGLRMARLLWRERGRRPAPRPAGQNLSSCRVLAWNSRVLEFTFQDAHYSVSTRKLALLSLAVGLVGGAYGIGGGAIMAPFLVACFGLPVHVVAGATLLATWLTSLAGVGFYTLLAPFYPHLTVAPDWRMGLLVGLGGLCGVYLGARCQKHVPAFALKALLAAVLLFTALRYLGQGV
- the murI gene encoding glutamate racemase, which produces MRHTAALPVGLFDSGMGGLTVLKALNARLPHEDLVYLGDTARLPYGTKGRDTIIRYTLKAARTLVDMGVKMLVVACNTATATALPTLREALAPLPVLGVVEPGAEAAVQASHNGHIVVIATEATIAGGAYQRAIARLRPQAVVTGRACTLFVPLAEEGWMEGPVVEGVARRYLSDLFPAPTAAPAALPAATSADLAPDTLLLGCTHFPLLLGALRPVVGPQVRIVDSAATTAAWVAAALERQDLLRPDEISAEGGRCRFLTTDNTARFARTGSLFLGRPLDPAEVALVDL
- a CDS encoding sulfotransferase family protein, which produces MPETARLILVLGMHRSGTSAWARALRVLGVDLGARLLPPLSCNPKGFFEDEDIYACNRQLLRQLGQNWSHWPPPPAVEQRRLAGGEAGAAALALLRDKCAGGAPHGLKDPRLSLLMPFWRPVLAAAALRPHCLICLRHPESVAASLARRDNLDAEQSHALWVAHTLGAITGSAGLPRMLVDYESLLRDPQAALERLSRFLRLPVDAAERAVFCNDFLDADLCHHTPTALPADPDAPTDQAPWGALALRICTALRPDPARPAPLDDMESSACTRAVGGWLAAMRQLPPPPLRAPGPEAQP